In the genome of Hymenobacter taeanensis, one region contains:
- a CDS encoding methyltransferase domain-containing protein → MEEQIQQQVQDYYGQQLRTSQDLKTNACCTDDIPAEHKLILAQLESEVLEKYYGCGVCVPPAVEGCTVLDLGSGSGRDAYLLSKLVGEQGHVIGVDMTEEQLDVARRHIQAHTEKFGYRQPNVEFRHGYIEDLRTADLADNSVDVVVSNCVLNLSTDKEATYREIFRVLKPGGELHISDVFADRRVPEALRQDPVLYGECLSGALYIDDFRRLLLNLGIRDYRLTAQRRLTINNPEIEAKVGNIKFYSLTVRAFKLDLEDKCEDYGQVAIYQGTVPGQPHAFELDDHHRFETGRPMLVCGNTADMVSLTRYGAHFKVLGNKDQHFGLFPCGPAPASESPGSGDAVSCGC, encoded by the coding sequence GCATAAGCTGATTCTGGCCCAGCTAGAGTCGGAGGTGCTGGAGAAATATTACGGGTGTGGGGTGTGCGTGCCCCCGGCCGTGGAAGGCTGCACCGTGCTGGACCTGGGCAGTGGCAGCGGCCGCGACGCCTATCTGCTCTCTAAGCTGGTGGGGGAACAGGGTCACGTTATTGGGGTAGATATGACTGAGGAGCAGCTCGATGTAGCGCGCCGCCACATTCAGGCTCACACCGAGAAGTTTGGCTACCGCCAGCCCAACGTGGAGTTTCGCCACGGTTACATCGAAGACCTGCGCACCGCCGACCTTGCCGACAACAGCGTGGATGTAGTGGTCAGCAACTGCGTGCTTAACCTCAGCACCGATAAGGAAGCCACGTACCGCGAAATTTTCAGGGTGCTGAAACCAGGCGGCGAGCTTCATATTTCCGACGTATTTGCCGACCGCCGCGTGCCGGAAGCTCTGCGGCAGGACCCAGTGCTCTACGGTGAGTGCCTCAGCGGCGCCCTCTACATTGATGACTTCCGCCGCCTGCTCCTGAACCTGGGCATCCGCGACTACCGCCTCACTGCCCAGCGCCGCCTCACCATCAATAACCCCGAGATTGAAGCCAAAGTCGGCAACATCAAGTTTTACTCCCTCACGGTGCGGGCCTTTAAACTCGACCTCGAAGACAAGTGCGAGGACTATGGCCAGGTGGCCATCTACCAGGGTACCGTCCCCGGCCAGCCCCACGCCTTTGAGCTCGATGACCACCACCGCTTTGAAACCGGCCGCCCCATGCTCGTGTGCGGCAATACCGCCGACATGGTCAGCCTCACGCGCTACGGAGCCCACTTCAAAGTCTTGGGCAATAAAGACCAGCACTTCGGCCTGTTCCCCTGCGGCCCCGCTCCAGCCTCAGAAAGCCCCGGCTCCGGCGACGCCGTTTCCTGCGGCTGCTAG
- a CDS encoding YMGG-like glycine zipper-containing protein, translated as MKTFKGYIAMASAVLLLGATAAPQTAEAQTKPKKTWSKKAKGAAIGGGAGAVTGAVLGGGKGAVVGGVVGAAAGGVVGRNKDKKKDPARYQAYKK; from the coding sequence ATGAAGACGTTCAAAGGATATATCGCCATGGCTTCGGCCGTTTTACTGTTGGGTGCCACTGCTGCCCCTCAAACCGCCGAAGCGCAAACCAAGCCCAAGAAAACCTGGAGTAAAAAGGCTAAAGGTGCTGCCATTGGTGGTGGCGCCGGTGCTGTAACCGGCGCCGTACTGGGCGGCGGTAAAGGTGCCGTAGTGGGTGGCGTAGTTGGCGCCGCAGCCGGGGGCGTAGTCGGCCGCAACAAAGACAAAAAGAAAGACCCCGCTCGTTATCAGGCCTACAAAAAGTAG